A single Pseudodesulfovibrio aespoeensis Aspo-2 DNA region contains:
- a CDS encoding AAA family ATPase — translation MKIALTGPSSTGKTTLMNDLLDCSSMSQIDASCARVDIRSLLRNLGLRADGKGCNKEQMRKMQWAILEEKQRVEKTLDSLVTDRSYLDLAAHWLHRDGTDDEETKVYVNQCVELASANYDWHIYLPLGRIPFVPDGERPEDMGFQLAVNTSIEQLLGRCDSNVLVLRESDRRASIKEILLNLGL, via the coding sequence ATGAAAATAGCATTAACTGGCCCCTCCTCAACCGGAAAGACTACCCTAATGAACGATTTGTTGGATTGCAGTAGCATGTCGCAGATAGACGCTTCGTGTGCACGAGTGGATATTCGGTCATTGCTTCGCAATCTCGGCCTGAGAGCTGACGGTAAAGGGTGCAATAAAGAGCAGATGAGAAAAATGCAATGGGCTATTCTAGAGGAAAAGCAACGTGTTGAAAAAACGTTGGATAGCTTGGTTACTGACAGGTCTTATTTAGACCTGGCAGCTCACTGGCTTCATAGAGATGGAACTGACGATGAAGAAACAAAAGTATATGTTAATCAATGTGTAGAACTGGCGAGTGCTAACTACGATTGGCACATTTATCTTCCTTTAGGAAGAATTCCATTTGTCCCAGATGGAGAACGTCCTGAGGACATGGGCTTTCAACTGGCCGTCAACACGAGTATTGAGCAGCTTTTAGGGAGATGCGATTCAAACGTGCTAGTTCTTCGTGAAAGTGACCGAAGGGCTAGCATCAAGGAAATACTGCTTAATCTGGGTCTTTAA
- a CDS encoding IS3 family transposase (programmed frameshift), whose protein sequence is MTKSSKRRKQSDKFKAKVALEAIRGVKTLAQLAAEHKVHPNQISTWKRQLLENAEGIFSSGKKAKGQEEITAPLFEEIGRLKMDIKWLEKKLLSLPLELRRQWIKPDREYSIRRQCKLADISRSGFYYKPEAESDENLALMRLIDEQYLRQPDYGSPRMTDWLRTQGHQVNHKRVERLMQMMSLQAITPGPHTSVPNPEHPVFPYLLKGVAIEQKNQVWSADITYIPMQRGFLYLVAVIDWWSRFVLAWELSNSMDSSFCVDALNKALRISTPEVFNTDQGAQFTSREFTGVLQSKGIAISMDGKGRAIDNVFIERLWWTVKYEDIYPRAYCEGIELYHGLTCYLRYYNEERGHSSLDKRTPADVYRGNLNVH, encoded by the exons ATGACAAAGAGCAGCAAAAGACGGAAACAGTCGGACAAGTTCAAGGCCAAGGTCGCGCTTGAGGCGATTCGTGGCGTGAAGACGCTGGCGCAACTGGCTGCGGAGCACAAGGTGCACCCAAACCAGATTTCCACGTGGAAGCGGCAGCTTCTTGAGAATGCCGAGGGCATCTTTTCCAGTGGCAAGAAAGCCAAGGGCCAGGAAGAGATCACCGCACCTTTATTTGAGGAGATCGGTCGGCTCAAAATGGATATCAAGTGGCTTGAAAAAAAATTGT TAAGCCTGCCGCTTGAGCTGCGCCGCCAGTGGATCAAACCGGATCGGGAGTATTCCATCCGGCGGCAATGCAAGCTGGCAGACATTTCCCGTTCGGGATTTTACTACAAGCCTGAGGCCGAATCCGATGAAAATTTGGCCCTGATGCGTCTGATCGACGAGCAGTACCTGCGTCAGCCTGATTACGGCTCGCCGCGCATGACAGATTGGCTGAGGACACAAGGGCATCAGGTCAACCACAAGCGGGTTGAGCGACTGATGCAGATGATGAGTTTGCAGGCTATTACTCCAGGGCCGCATACGAGTGTCCCCAACCCGGAGCATCCCGTGTTTCCTTATCTGCTGAAAGGAGTTGCCATTGAACAAAAAAATCAAGTCTGGAGCGCTGATATCACCTACATCCCCATGCAGCGCGGCTTTCTGTACTTGGTGGCAGTGATAGACTGGTGGAGCCGCTTCGTGCTGGCTTGGGAGCTATCGAACTCGATGGATAGTTCTTTCTGCGTGGATGCGCTCAACAAGGCTTTGCGCATCTCTACGCCGGAGGTGTTCAACACGGACCAGGGAGCGCAGTTCACGAGTCGTGAATTTACCGGAGTTCTGCAGAGCAAGGGAATTGCAATCAGCATGGACGGCAAAGGTCGCGCAATCGACAACGTCTTCATTGAGCGGCTGTGGTGGACGGTGAAATATGAGGATATTTACCCCAGGGCGTACTGTGAAGGAATCGAGCTATACCATGGGCTTACGTGCTATTTACGGTACTACAACGAGGAGCGCGGTCATTCGTCGTTGGACAAAAGAACTCCCGCTGACGTATACAGGGGCAACTTGAATGTTCATTGA
- a CDS encoding site-specific integrase: MTVWHKTDFPGVRYRKHKKRRHGVKYDQYFTITYKLKGKTKSEAIGWASHKVSAKECDDILRQLKANHRNCEGPQTYSEMKEAKQYAFEEERDVGSVEDLFEGYVDHLRSQNKTSWKEVARSLLTSRNVTPAADNLGRNRAANTISSRDIQRVLEQVHADAPSMAAHLRSYLHGAFAYGISREFDYFRPNQCVKFDLKANPVAVVPRNAAAYQPRNRFLSYVEIKLLWENMDKYCTVQTASFFRLVLAVGGQRVKEVLEAPFSEFNLEEMIWIIPGERTKNKREHVVPLTERAVSIIKSLKGESQYLFPKRWRPKETMPCTSINDIVKKFCAHEEVELWRPSDIRRTCRTHLSDAGCAPYLLNWHFNHGEQGVGEKHYDKSQHVAEKRLVMEMWDKLLKNSLEKQ; the protein is encoded by the coding sequence ATGACTGTTTGGCACAAGACAGATTTTCCTGGCGTAAGATATAGAAAACACAAGAAAAGAAGACATGGGGTCAAATATGACCAGTACTTCACGATAACCTACAAATTGAAAGGGAAAACGAAGTCGGAGGCTATTGGCTGGGCTTCGCATAAAGTGAGCGCTAAAGAGTGTGATGACATTCTTCGACAACTCAAAGCAAATCACCGCAATTGTGAGGGGCCTCAAACCTACTCCGAAATGAAGGAGGCCAAGCAGTATGCTTTTGAAGAGGAGAGGGACGTCGGCAGCGTTGAAGACCTTTTTGAAGGCTATGTTGATCACCTAAGATCCCAAAATAAAACATCTTGGAAAGAGGTTGCGCGTTCTTTACTTACTTCCCGAAATGTAACTCCTGCTGCAGACAATTTAGGTAGAAATCGGGCGGCAAATACAATCAGCAGTCGGGATATTCAGCGCGTTTTAGAGCAGGTTCACGCTGATGCGCCGTCCATGGCGGCGCACCTGAGGTCATATCTTCATGGGGCATTTGCTTATGGTATCTCGCGGGAATTTGACTACTTTCGCCCAAATCAGTGCGTCAAATTTGATTTGAAAGCAAATCCGGTTGCAGTTGTTCCCCGCAACGCAGCAGCATATCAACCTAGAAATCGGTTCTTAAGCTATGTAGAAATTAAACTGTTATGGGAAAACATGGATAAATACTGTACTGTCCAGACTGCTTCTTTTTTTAGGCTTGTTCTGGCGGTTGGTGGCCAGCGAGTTAAAGAAGTGCTCGAAGCTCCTTTTTCTGAATTCAATCTAGAAGAAATGATTTGGATTATTCCTGGCGAACGAACCAAGAATAAGAGGGAGCATGTTGTACCGCTTACTGAACGCGCTGTAAGTATTATAAAAAGCCTTAAGGGCGAGAGTCAATATCTTTTCCCGAAGCGTTGGCGTCCCAAGGAAACTATGCCTTGCACTAGTATTAATGACATTGTGAAAAAGTTTTGTGCTCATGAGGAAGTTGAGCTTTGGCGCCCAAGTGACATTCGCAGGACGTGTCGAACCCATTTGTCTGATGCTGGCTGCGCTCCATATTTACTTAATTGGCATTTTAATCATGGGGAACAAGGCGTGGGCGAAAAACACTATGACAAGTCTCAGCACGTGGCTGAGAAGCGGTTGGTAATGGAGATGTGGGATAAGTTGTTAAAAAACAGCTTGGAGAAGCAATAA
- a CDS encoding B12-binding domain-containing radical SAM protein, giving the protein MNLALLSIPLDATKKESDRALPFSIALNYGLLSIATYVSQHGFKAEVFDTQPLPRAEAVDRALEWLLDAKPHVIALSCISGFSYNNLKEYSTRIREQFPTTPIVVGGQDHVGRLGERVFDDIPEIDVVVYGEAEKTTLAILRHCIAQKDLEPLCREYPIWVKSRDNKVSTFSSCSEYNVEEIGGLDYSLYCNAKAFPASIEVARGCPFHCRFCSNIKRRYIKKSVVNILGEAKELVKFYEKNDISIYFQSPIFRMEKEEIELLKAERNREGLCFKWRAQTRVDTLSPDDIPLLVEAGAAVIDLGFESGAPEILLAMKKTKTPESYLNDAKQILLAAHQAGLIIKLNILFYAGERDTTLLETFDFLSSSERYLHSISAYPLLVCPGTQLEESIEPILLKHGGSVCRSPEWAERHIFPVNSSAAYSYDRLKEIGKMFGKAFQTVDNYYQERRHGYYRPGLTKSEFDAQLNSGVIELLPCSIDKKSMLEYRNRLHQTIIEG; this is encoded by the coding sequence ATGAATCTTGCACTGTTATCTATTCCTTTGGATGCTACGAAAAAAGAATCTGATCGGGCTCTGCCTTTTTCAATTGCTCTTAATTATGGCCTGCTGTCCATAGCAACCTATGTCTCTCAACATGGGTTTAAGGCTGAAGTTTTTGACACCCAACCTCTGCCTCGAGCAGAGGCAGTGGATCGAGCACTTGAGTGGCTCTTAGATGCCAAACCTCATGTGATAGCACTCTCCTGCATCAGCGGTTTTAGCTATAATAATTTAAAAGAATATTCAACTCGCATTCGTGAACAATTTCCGACCACACCAATTGTAGTTGGAGGACAAGATCATGTCGGTAGATTAGGGGAGAGGGTGTTCGATGATATCCCTGAGATCGATGTTGTAGTCTATGGCGAAGCAGAAAAAACAACACTAGCTATACTTCGGCATTGTATTGCTCAAAAGGATTTGGAGCCACTTTGCCGAGAGTATCCGATTTGGGTTAAAAGCCGTGACAACAAAGTATCTACTTTTTCTTCTTGTTCAGAATATAATGTAGAAGAGATCGGAGGGCTAGATTATTCGCTGTATTGCAATGCTAAAGCTTTTCCTGCTTCAATTGAAGTGGCAAGAGGTTGCCCTTTTCATTGCAGGTTTTGTTCAAACATAAAACGTAGATATATAAAGAAATCAGTAGTCAATATTTTAGGTGAAGCAAAGGAACTAGTCAAATTTTATGAAAAAAATGACATCTCGATTTATTTCCAGTCTCCCATTTTTCGGATGGAGAAAGAAGAAATTGAGTTGTTGAAGGCTGAAAGGAATAGGGAAGGACTTTGTTTCAAATGGAGAGCTCAAACTCGTGTAGATACTTTGTCGCCAGACGACATCCCATTGCTTGTTGAGGCCGGGGCGGCGGTTATTGATCTTGGATTCGAAAGCGGAGCTCCCGAAATTTTGTTGGCAATGAAGAAAACTAAAACACCGGAAAGCTATCTTAACGATGCAAAACAAATTTTGTTGGCCGCCCATCAAGCTGGTTTAATTATCAAGCTTAACATCCTTTTTTATGCAGGAGAAAGGGATACTACTTTGCTTGAAACATTTGATTTTTTGTCAAGCAGTGAGCGTTACCTTCATTCAATTTCAGCATATCCATTGTTGGTGTGCCCTGGCACACAACTTGAGGAGTCGATCGAACCAATCCTTCTCAAACATGGTGGTTCAGTTTGCAGATCACCGGAGTGGGCAGAAAGGCACATATTTCCCGTCAATAGTAGTGCGGCATATTCATATGACAGGCTTAAAGAAATCGGCAAGATGTTTGGAAAAGCTTTTCAAACAGTTGACAACTATTATCAAGAAAGGCGTCATGGGTATTATCGCCCTGGACTGACAAAGAGTGAATTTGATGCTCAGTTGAACTCAGGTGTGATAGAGCTATTGCCATGCTCTATTGATAAGAAAAGTATGCTTGAATATCGTAACCGACTACATCAAACAATCATTGAAGGATAG
- a CDS encoding IS5 family transposase yields MKAKPARNDQGNFLYEDLIDQLNPKDPLLKLAAAISWERFEQEFPGLYSEHGRPAKPIRLMAGLMILKRLENLSDERVIEEWVRNPYYRPSAAKHIFNGSFPATPQTWSISASVSARKAHC; encoded by the coding sequence ATGAAGGCCAAACCCGCCAGAAATGACCAGGGCAATTTTCTCTACGAGGACCTCATCGATCAACTCAATCCCAAGGATCCTCTGCTCAAGCTCGCGGCGGCCATCTCCTGGGAGCGGTTCGAGCAGGAGTTTCCCGGTCTCTACAGCGAGCATGGCCGACCGGCAAAGCCCATCCGGCTCATGGCCGGCCTCATGATCCTCAAGCGACTCGAAAACCTGAGCGACGAACGCGTCATTGAGGAATGGGTCCGCAATCCCTACTATAGGCCTTCTGCGGCGAAACACATTTTCAATGGAAGTTTCCCTGCGACCCCACAGACTTGGTCTATTTCCGCAAGCGTATCGGCGAGGAAGGCGCACTGCTGA
- a CDS encoding HD domain-containing protein: MYDLSNEIYVYKASLPFMEAAKDTANALQMNDHGPLHAQRVYMNAKLLCSLFDISPHEKALLLAASLLHDIGMADDRDNHHIVAHDLVLELSESGELPFSAEEAHVVATLCKWHRKDFDPDEVEEQLKIRTGLLASMIRIADSMDLDYRRSPDFQGSREKIIERINKDQIPHHLSVLSIIALRLRVNHIGTKLELFVENFKLASLQIDRLIEELLGIRFSWPVQLVPIHPSLPQSSLEVASKKKAIVFAYCNAHGLISASITKKQLEQQGFEVTTICNHNKTFSTTTFWKETFQDFDFREYSSVSLLDLYLSPSLLDVTLKKIQENSNCSWHFASPLAITGIEVKKMISAGINLYLCDERALFTGNSLDSNSLFWMKVAGLCNFDNPHVAGITREEHDVAMGIRYEIMVSGQEKKEDDHYEQLMSLIIQNNLKHFTSKATDFTKIIAEKGLTGTRHGRVLVFKTSNISGRSVYDFIHKAIVNQGVRPFENNEFETPFAIFPQVFQGVVRILFISFFSRSEKAFPVRYFLDYDENSVGSTSTIWQSFASEELALEAINTTLARINDHFQEHCDIPVESLKDPD, encoded by the coding sequence ATGTATGATTTATCAAATGAAATATATGTTTATAAAGCGAGCCTGCCCTTTATGGAGGCGGCTAAGGACACGGCCAATGCCCTGCAAATGAACGATCATGGGCCACTCCACGCCCAGCGGGTGTACATGAATGCCAAGTTACTTTGCTCTCTTTTTGACATCTCACCGCACGAAAAAGCTCTTTTACTCGCTGCCTCACTTCTCCATGACATTGGGATGGCAGACGACAGAGACAATCACCACATCGTCGCACATGATTTAGTGCTTGAGCTCTCTGAGTCTGGAGAACTCCCTTTCTCCGCCGAAGAAGCCCATGTAGTTGCCACCCTTTGTAAATGGCATAGAAAAGATTTCGATCCGGATGAAGTGGAGGAGCAATTAAAAATTAGGACGGGCCTTTTGGCCTCAATGATACGCATTGCTGACAGTATGGACTTAGACTACAGAAGAAGTCCCGATTTCCAAGGATCTCGAGAAAAAATCATCGAAAGAATAAACAAAGACCAGATTCCACATCATTTGAGCGTGCTTAGTATTATAGCTCTTAGGTTGCGCGTGAATCATATTGGGACCAAACTGGAACTTTTCGTTGAGAATTTCAAATTAGCAAGCCTGCAGATTGACCGACTGATAGAGGAACTGTTGGGAATTCGATTTTCTTGGCCTGTGCAACTGGTCCCCATTCACCCATCTTTACCTCAAAGCAGCCTAGAGGTCGCATCCAAGAAGAAAGCTATCGTATTTGCCTACTGCAACGCGCATGGCTTAATTTCTGCTTCAATCACAAAAAAACAACTTGAGCAGCAAGGCTTTGAAGTGACGACGATTTGCAATCACAATAAGACTTTTTCAACCACAACATTTTGGAAGGAAACATTCCAAGATTTTGACTTCAGAGAATACAGCTCGGTATCACTTTTAGACCTATATTTGTCCCCCTCACTGCTCGACGTCACTCTTAAGAAAATCCAAGAAAATTCAAATTGTTCTTGGCATTTCGCATCTCCGCTCGCGATCACTGGGATCGAAGTAAAAAAGATGATTTCAGCAGGGATCAATCTCTATTTGTGTGATGAACGGGCTCTATTCACGGGCAACTCGCTCGATTCAAATTCGCTTTTTTGGATGAAAGTGGCCGGTTTATGCAACTTCGACAATCCTCACGTAGCAGGTATAACAAGAGAAGAGCATGACGTTGCCATGGGGATAAGATATGAAATCATGGTTTCTGGGCAAGAGAAAAAAGAAGATGACCATTATGAGCAGCTGATGTCTCTCATCATCCAAAATAATCTAAAGCACTTCACGTCAAAAGCTACAGATTTCACAAAAATCATAGCTGAAAAAGGATTAACGGGAACGCGACACGGAAGAGTTCTAGTCTTTAAGACAAGTAATATAAGTGGACGTTCCGTGTACGACTTCATCCACAAGGCAATTGTGAACCAAGGGGTTAGGCCGTTTGAAAACAATGAATTTGAAACACCTTTTGCAATCTTCCCTCAGGTTTTTCAAGGCGTCGTTCGAATTCTTTTTATAAGCTTTTTTAGTAGATCAGAGAAAGCTTTCCCAGTTAGGTACTTTCTTGATTATGATGAAAATTCTGTCGGAAGTACTTCAACAATATGGCAATCCTTCGCCTCCGAGGAGTTAGCGTTGGAAGCCATCAATACGACTTTAGCTCGAATCAATGACCACTTCCAAGAGCATTGCGACATACCAGTTGAGTCTCTTAAAGACCCAGATTAA